In Entomomonas moraniae, one DNA window encodes the following:
- a CDS encoding fimbrial protein yields MKKFKIALLVSSLSLLSVNCFALDGGVLTFKGLISTKTCNVDVDGVASSPVVTLPSIPSTDLPNVGSTAGAKEFRINLTNCNIYVTRARSTLIGNRVTTSGNLGSIGTAKNVSIQVANAWNSSVIDFSQQEEIISLPTELGKAYIPFIAKYYAEGTVTGGTVIATAQYALIYE; encoded by the coding sequence GTGAAAAAATTTAAAATCGCATTGTTAGTAAGCTCATTAAGTTTGTTGAGTGTAAATTGTTTTGCTTTAGATGGTGGTGTGTTGACATTTAAAGGCTTAATATCCACTAAAACATGTAATGTAGATGTGGATGGAGTTGCCTCGAGTCCGGTTGTTACGCTTCCTAGTATTCCTTCAACTGATCTTCCAAATGTTGGCTCTACAGCAGGTGCTAAAGAGTTTCGTATCAATTTAACAAATTGTAATATTTATGTAACAAGAGCACGTTCTACATTGATAGGTAATCGCGTGACAACCAGTGGTAACTTAGGAAGTATAGGAACAGCAAAAAATGTTTCTATTCAAGTTGCTAATGCCTGGAACTCATCAGTTATCGACTTCAGTCAACAAGAAGAGATTATTTCATTACCTACTGAGCTTGGTAAAGCATATATCCCTTTTATTGCTAAGTATTATGCTGAAGGCACTGTGACTGGGGGAACTGTTATTGCAACAGCACAATATGCTCTTATCTATGAGTAG